The Sphingomonas sanxanigenens DSM 19645 = NX02 genome includes a region encoding these proteins:
- the fliO gene encoding flagellar biosynthetic protein FliO: protein MSVWTVLSSLLSVVIALGLVLGLAYVVLRMLRRWQDRFQGPSEDGERPIRFLRAMPLGQGERIVMIEVRGEVMLVGVTSGGISLLKTWPGGTGLAQELEAQS, encoded by the coding sequence ATGAGTGTCTGGACCGTTCTTTCGAGCCTGTTGTCGGTCGTCATCGCGCTCGGCCTCGTCCTGGGGCTCGCCTATGTCGTGCTGCGGATGCTGCGCCGCTGGCAGGACCGGTTCCAGGGCCCGTCCGAGGATGGCGAGCGTCCGATCCGCTTCCTGCGGGCGATGCCGCTGGGGCAGGGCGAGCGCATCGTGATGATCGAGGTGCGCGGGGAGGTGATGCTCGTCGGCGTCACGTCGGGCGGCATCAGCCTGCTCAAGACCTGGCCCGGCGGCACCGGCCTGGCCCAGGAACTGGAGGCGCAATCATGA